The Perca fluviatilis chromosome 24, GENO_Pfluv_1.0, whole genome shotgun sequence genome has a window encoding:
- the LOC120554212 gene encoding gastrula zinc finger protein XlCGF57.1-like isoform X1: MDSERKLSAGQRRALPTDVQKVIVGDKHQQEWSSSLDQEDTKPPNIKEEQEELWISQDEEQLQGLEEADITKFTFAPVPVKSEDDEEKPEFSQLHQRQTEEIKTEADGEDGGGPETAMNSETDTDDETGDSSEPETDDSADWKETREPQSGLNSLNNDRFPVSDSGCTTDEKAFSCSECGKRFGTSMNLKRHMRTHTREKPFSCSVCKKYFTESGHLQGHMRIHTGEKPFSCSVCKKYFTQSGHLQRHMRIHTGEKPFSCSVCKKYFTESGHLQGHMRIHTGEKPFSCSVCKKAFTESGHLHRHMRIHTGEKPFSCSVCKKDFIEGGSLKRHMRIHTGEKPFSCSVCKKAFKGSGNLQRHMRTHTREKPFSCSVCKKAFTESGQLQIHMRIHTGEKPLSCSICKKDFAESGHLQRHMRLHTGNKPFSCSVCKKYLKGSGHLQRHMRIHTGEKPFSCSVCKKAFTESGHLQRHMRIHTGEKQSSCSVCKKYLKGSGQLERHMRIHTGEKPFSCSVCKKAFTESGHLQRHMRIHTGEKPFSCSVCKKDIVDSGSLKIHMRIHTGEKPFSCSVCKKAFTVSGQLRRHMRIHTGEKPYCCSVCKKAFTASGSLQKHMRTQHKSVTSSPLV, translated from the coding sequence CTTTGCCTACAGATGTCCAGAAAGTGATTGTTGGCGACAAACATCAGCAGGAGTGGAGCTCCAGTCTGGACCAGGAGGACACAAAGCCCCCCAACattaaagaagaacaggaggaACTCTGGATCAGTCAGGATgaagagcagcttcaagggctggaggaggctgatatcaccaagtttaCATTcgctcctgtccctgtgaagagtgaagatgatgaagagaaacCTGAGttctcacagcttcatcaaagacaaactgaagagataaaaacagaagctgatggagaggacggTGGAGGACCAGAAACAGCCATGAACTCAGAAACCGATACTGATGAcgagactggagactcttctgaacctgagactgatgacagtgctgattggaaggaaaccagagaacctcagtcaggtttaaactctctgaataaTGATAGATTCCCTGTTAGTGATTCAGGATGTACTACTGATGAGAAAGcatttagctgctctgagtgtgggaaaagatttggcACCAGTATGAATCTAAAgagacacatgagaactcatacaagagagaaaccatttagctgctcagtctgtaagaaatattttacagagAGTGGACATTTACAGGGACACATGAggatccacacaggagaaaaaccatttagctgctcagtctgtaagaaatattttacacagagtggacatttacagagacacatgagaatccacacaggagagaaaccatttagctgctcagtctgtaagaaatattttacagagAGTGGACATTTACAGGGACACATGAggatccacacaggagagaaaccatttagctgctcagtctgtaagaaagcttttacagAGAGTGGACATTTACAtagacacatgagaatccacacaggagagaaaccatttagctgctcagtctgtaagaaagatTTTATAGAGGGTGGAAGTTTAAagagacacatgagaatccacacaggagagaaaccattcagctgctcagtctgtaagaaagcttttaaAGGGAGTGGAAATTtacagagacacatgagaactcatacaagagagaaaccatttagctgctcagtctgtaagaaagcttttacagAGAGTGGACAATTACAGatacacatgagaatccacacaggagagaaaccattaAGCTGCTCAATCTGTAAGAAAGATTTTGCAGAGAGTGGACATTTACAGAGACACATGAGACTCCACACGGGAAAtaaaccatttagctgctcagtctgtaagaaatatTTGAAAGGGAGTGGACATTtacagagacacatgagaatccacacaggagagaaaccatttagctgctcagtctgtaagaaagcttttacagagagtggacatttacagagacacatgagaatccacacggGAGAGAAACAAtctagctgctcagtctgtaagaaatatTTGAAAGGGAGTGGACAGTTAGagagacacatgagaatccacacaggagagaaaccatttagctgctcagtctgtaagaaagcttttacagagagtggacatttacagagacacatgagaatccacacaggagagaaaccatttagctgctcagtctgtaagaaagatATTGTAGATAGTGGAAGTTTAAAGatacacatgagaatccacacaggagagaaaccattcagctgctcagtctgtaagaaagcttttacagTCAGTGGACAATTACGgagacacatgagaatccacacaggagagaaaccatattgctgctcagtctgtaagaaagcttttacagCAAGTGGAagtttacagaaacacatgagaacCCAACACAAGAGTGTTACAAGCTCCCCCCTTGTTTAG